In Candidatus Bathyarchaeota archaeon, one DNA window encodes the following:
- a CDS encoding thiolase domain-containing protein, whose protein sequence is MNGKPLVSIIGAGMSKFGKREGVLNREIFTEAASEAFSRCPKLDPKNDIKAMFIGHMGENYEHQGHTGATIADWIGLRGIAATRVEAACGSSGAALRTGIYAVLSGLTDVVIVGGVEKMTHRTTAEVTEYLAMAADYPFEQFHGITFPGLFAMMATAHMNAYGTTEAQFGKVAVKNHHNGSLNPKAHMQKEVPLETVLGSKYVAWPLKLYDCSLITDGASCIILTKPELAKKYADQPVHIVGSGQATDAIGLYERDSLTSLKSTKLASQEAYKMAGITPQQVNLAEVHDCFTIAELIAYEDLGFCKPGEAGKFVDRGATALDGCIPVNTSGGLKSKGHPVGATGTAQAYEMYLQLTGQADKRQVKDAQVGLTHNIGGSGATASVHIYRRDQ, encoded by the coding sequence TTGAACGGTAAACCATTAGTCAGCATAATCGGCGCCGGAATGTCCAAGTTTGGCAAACGTGAAGGCGTCCTAAACCGCGAAATCTTCACCGAAGCCGCATCCGAAGCATTCAGCCGATGCCCAAAACTTGACCCCAAAAATGACATAAAAGCCATGTTCATCGGGCACATGGGAGAAAACTATGAGCACCAAGGCCACACAGGCGCAACCATAGCCGACTGGATTGGACTCCGAGGAATCGCAGCAACCCGTGTTGAAGCGGCATGTGGAAGCTCAGGAGCCGCGCTCAGAACCGGTATTTACGCTGTGCTTTCAGGCTTAACCGATGTGGTTATCGTGGGGGGCGTTGAAAAAATGACTCATCGCACAACCGCTGAAGTCACCGAGTACCTTGCAATGGCCGCTGATTACCCATTTGAGCAGTTCCACGGCATCACTTTTCCAGGATTATTTGCGATGATGGCAACCGCTCACATGAACGCGTATGGCACAACTGAAGCTCAATTCGGCAAAGTAGCCGTTAAAAATCATCATAATGGCTCCTTAAACCCCAAAGCACACATGCAAAAAGAGGTCCCATTGGAGACCGTGTTGGGTTCAAAGTATGTGGCGTGGCCGCTTAAACTCTACGATTGCAGCCTAATCACAGACGGTGCAAGTTGTATCATACTTACCAAGCCTGAATTAGCCAAAAAATACGCCGACCAACCCGTCCACATAGTGGGTAGCGGTCAAGCAACAGACGCCATAGGACTCTACGAACGCGATAGCTTAACCTCACTAAAATCCACTAAACTTGCCTCACAAGAAGCCTACAAAATGGCAGGCATCACACCGCAGCAGGTTAACCTTGCCGAAGTCCATGACTGCTTTACCATTGCAGAGTTAATCGCTTATGAAGACCTTGGTTTTTGCAAACCGGGTGAAGCAGGCAAATTCGTTGACCGTGGAGCAACAGCGTTGGATGGCTGTATTCCCGTTAATACCAGCGGAGGCTTAAAATCTAAAGGTCACCCAGTAGGAGCCACGGGAACCGCGCAAGCTTATGAAATGTATCTGCAATTGACAGGGCAAGCTGATAAGCGTCAAGTAAAAGATGCACAAGTCGGGTTAACCCACAACATCGGCGGGTCAGGCGCCACAG
- a CDS encoding zinc-binding dehydrogenase, whose protein sequence is MKAAVYHGPYKIRIEDVAEPKIKANNVLVNFEAGNICGTDLHFYRGDWKWMKKGRIIGHDAFGTRQDTGERVVMIPIVNCGHCHFCLRGQPTYCVKGKFYGLTRDGFFAESKAMPPRSLIPIPDGVSDDEAAIIEPVALALRVLDEFKPNLGDWVTVVGQGAVGLLMTQIARLKGCRVIAVDVEDYRLALSEKFGADATINAKTTDVIKAVRKLTQYGSDFVIEAAGTLQTVEQTPFLAKKTGRVALVGESKGFLNLEDADEVMFSTFYISPVQYPKAVELIAQKLVDVKSLVTHRFKLGEFEKALETANDMTQKPLKVIVTKD, encoded by the coding sequence TTGAAAGCAGCCGTTTATCATGGTCCATACAAAATCCGCATTGAAGACGTTGCTGAACCCAAAATCAAAGCAAACAATGTTTTGGTGAATTTTGAGGCAGGAAACATCTGCGGAACAGACCTGCACTTTTATCGGGGCGACTGGAAATGGATGAAAAAAGGCAGAATCATCGGACACGACGCCTTTGGAACCCGCCAAGACACAGGCGAGCGCGTTGTCATGATTCCCATTGTCAATTGTGGTCATTGCCATTTTTGTCTGCGTGGGCAACCAACATACTGCGTTAAAGGAAAATTCTATGGATTAACCCGTGACGGCTTTTTTGCAGAATCTAAAGCAATGCCGCCCCGAAGCTTAATTCCTATTCCTGATGGCGTCAGTGATGATGAAGCCGCGATTATTGAGCCTGTAGCGTTGGCGCTACGGGTTTTGGATGAGTTTAAACCGAATTTGGGTGATTGGGTAACCGTTGTTGGACAGGGCGCGGTTGGATTGTTAATGACACAGATTGCACGACTAAAGGGTTGCCGTGTTATTGCTGTGGATGTGGAGGATTATCGTTTGGCGCTCTCAGAAAAGTTTGGGGCAGACGCAACTATAAACGCTAAAACCACTGATGTAATCAAAGCTGTGCGTAAACTTACCCAGTATGGCTCAGATTTTGTGATTGAAGCCGCTGGAACACTGCAAACTGTTGAGCAGACCCCGTTTCTGGCTAAGAAAACTGGTAGGGTAGCGTTGGTTGGTGAGTCTAAGGGGTTTTTGAATTTGGAGGATGCCGATGAGGTAATGTTTTCAACGTTTTATATTTCTCCTGTGCAGTATCCAAAGGCGGTGGAGTTGATTGCCCAAAAACTCGTGGACGTGAAAAGCTTGGTTACGCACAGGTTTAAGCTTGGCGAGTTTGAGAAAGCTTTGGAGACGGCAAATGATATGACTCAGAAGCCTTTGAAAGTGATAGTGACAAAAGACTAA
- a CDS encoding TOBE domain-containing protein, whose translation MKLSARNQLKGKVVSVEKGVITAKVKVEVQVPITVTAVITKESIEELDVKEGDEVVAIVKSTEIMIAK comes from the coding sequence TTGAAGTTAAGTGCAAGAAACCAGTTAAAAGGCAAAGTTGTCTCCGTTGAAAAAGGCGTCATCACCGCAAAAGTAAAAGTGGAAGTTCAAGTTCCTATAACCGTAACTGCGGTTATCACAAAAGAATCCATTGAAGAATTAGATGTTAAAGAAGGAGACGAAGTTGTGGCAATCGTGAAATCCACAGAAATCATGATTGCCAAATAA
- a CDS encoding DNA-directed RNA polymerase subunit H: MPKSFPVFNIFEHALVPFHEILSEKEKHALLDQYKVHPYQMPQIRSADPAVKAIGAQPGDVLKITRKSSTAGEHVTYRYVVE, encoded by the coding sequence CTGCCCAAATCCTTCCCAGTATTCAACATTTTCGAGCACGCCCTTGTGCCTTTCCACGAAATACTGAGCGAAAAAGAAAAACACGCCCTGCTTGACCAATACAAGGTTCACCCATATCAGATGCCCCAAATCAGATCTGCTGACCCAGCAGTAAAAGCGATCGGCGCTCAACCAGGTGACGTTCTGAAAATTACTCGTAAAAGCTCAACTGCAGGCGAGCACGTAACTTACCGTTATGTTGTAGAATAA
- a CDS encoding LuxR C-terminal-related transcriptional regulator — protein MTEREKAILRLNAGGMSDYRIARKLKMETPNVTRSRKNALKKLEYAKTDLEFIEKLKLGRNFR, from the coding sequence TTGACTGAGCGTGAAAAGGCAATTTTACGCTTGAACGCTGGTGGAATGTCAGATTACAGAATTGCTCGCAAGCTAAAGATGGAAACGCCCAATGTTACCCGTTCTAGAAAGAATGCTTTAAAGAAACTTGAATATGCAAAGACTGATTTAGAGTTTATTGAAAAACTAAAATTAGGTAGAAATTTCCGTTGA